The genomic interval aaacggagatatCAACGTTCGGCGAACAAACGGCAAAAAACCATCCATTCCGCTAATTACTTTGTTTGACTTTATTCGCCTCGGTCGCCCCCTCGTATTACTTACTCGAtggattttgcaaaaattacgGAGTACCTTACCCAAGACACTCTCTACTGTAACACGACGACAGGCCAATTATTACGGTTATTTATCCTAGCGATAACTCTACTGATTTCACATTTTCTGAAGGGTACCCTGCAATTGCACACCTGCACGCCAACTCGCGTGCAGCTTTCCAATCTTGTTAATCATCGTATCAAACTCCGTTTGCTGTGCAAGATGCATTGCGAGATTTTCTTACCgcttttattaatattacgtACCGACCGTCCCTCCAACTCAACCCGAGAAACATCAACGCGGAAAGACTATCGTCGGGCATTTCTTGCCAACTTTAACAAAATGAGAAGTTAAACGCCGCCGATGGATATCTTCACGTCATTACCTAATCACGCCTCCGCACTTGTTCCTCACTTGTTCACCGTCCCCTGCATGTTTTTACGCTATACTTTTACCTATCAAATTCTTAAGCGCTCCGAGGCACGTGGAATGTGTTCTTGAAACGAGTAGTGCAAATGtctaattaataattactttATTATCCGTTATACGCGATATTATTTCACTCGCTCCAACGTTCCCGAGATCTTCGATGATCCGGACGAGAAAAATAGTCGATACAATTACGACGCGTCGTGATAAAAAGTTTCAATGACGAAgataagggagaaaaaaattatcggagaGTTTTCCGCGCTGGAGGCGCGATACGAGAGAAGACGAAACGGAAGACGGACGAGTCCTCCAGGAGGCGAAAGTTTAGTTCACGGATAAAAATCGTAAATTACGCTCAcagtttttgtttcgacgtTGTTATGATCTAgatatcatttttgtttcgtcgtatattttttgtttcttcgtatattttttgtttttttgtcttgtGAATTGCACTCACAAATCCAGCTCGTCCATCCGTATATACCGGCGCGGTGTGTgggtgaaaaaagttttttgcaTAATAGTGTAGCagctatatgtacatacggaCGTCGCTAATTCGAGTCGCATCGTCCGTATAGTATATTAGGAATGCAAAGTTGCGTAATTAACATAGCGCGCGGTgtagataggtatacatgtatacaggtaCATAGATCGATTAACTTTTTAGTTGATCCTAATTTCTCCTCATAGCCGAAACCTAGCCCGGCTACagattcattaatttattcggtGTGTTATAAATCGGGGAATGTAGAACGCAACCGACAATGACCGGCTGATATGCAAAGTCGCGATCTGCCGCAACGGTGTACATTATACCCCTTTGTACGAGCGAGCCGGTGGACTCGCTCGAGCGAATTGACCGTTTGCTTTTTTGTGACTAACTCGACCGGTTGAATAAGCATGTTTTGTAGGTAAGAGATAGTCTCCGAATCGAAGCGAAgtagttatacgtataggtatacacgaaaCTACAAAGAATTCTTTCCGATTGAGCAGCTCTTTCCGATATACCCGAGTGTCAAACGCCTATATAAAAGGCAAGTATTGTTTCTGAATCGTCACTACGTTCACCGTGATCTTATTGTTCGTAACTAACTGACAAAATGGCCCACAAAGTGAGTGCTGAAACGTAAATCGTTAAGGATATATAACTTGTTCCGtcgacgcgtcgcgacggtgatcgaaagaaaacagaaataattaaaattacatcGTCTGTATATTGAAACTCGACATTGTTAAGATAATAATCAATGTTCAAGTACGCGAGACAAAGCGTCCGAAAATCTCGAGCCGGTGTCTATTATTACGAAACTATTTAATAACGTCTAATCGGACTAATCAGAATAACGTTTGGTATCATCTGCGACCCACTTGCCGACGGGTTTTAATGCGTCTGAAGGCAATGATGAAAGCTTGACGTGACGGGACGTTTGATTTTCTCTATCCAAATTAATGTGTAATTTTGCAGCTGCTGGTTGTCGGCGCTCTGGCTATTCTTGGCTTGGCGGTTTCCGACGCCCACAAAGCCCACTCATTCCAACATTATCACGGCCCGGTCGAAGGTCCGGATCAGGAAGTCACCTGGCAAGACAAACACGGCCACCATCACCACGACTACGTCGCCCATCCTAAATACGAGTTTGCTTACGGTGTCGAGGATCACCACACCGGCGATTATCACGGACAAAAGGAGCACAGAGACGGTAATCAATTACAACCCATCCGAATTGAACGCCGACAGCGTTATgtagatacatgtatattttcgaaattcgcatCGCGGCGCGCTCAAAGGGCTGGAAAAATCCCTAAAAGCTAGAGTGTTTTTCGGTAACCGAATTAACTTCGACATAGAAATCTCGTTCGCTTTTGATCAATGGATCGCATATCTCGTCAATACTGGCCAGACATCGACGTCACCGCCGACAATGAGTaacgcaacaaaaaaaaaagagtcctGCATTTACGAGAGGGTTTACCGTAGGGTTTAACGAAATTGAATCATAATATCAATTCGGAATTTTTGAACGGGTATACATCCGGCACAGACGCGCGATCCGACCCAGTTTATCCTCGTGACATATTAGCTCGGCTGGTCGTCGAAAATTTCGTCGTCAATAATCACCGACAAATAATGCGAACGTAACTCCGTCACATTCTAACCGTTCGCTGAATTATAGGCAAGAACGTCGTCGGGGAATACACGGTTAAGGAACCAGGCGGCAACACGCGAACAGTCAAGTATCATGCGGGCAAGCACGGTTTCCATGCCCACGTGATTAATAGCAATGGCAACGATCATTCAGGAGGTCACGGCGGACACGGACATTGATCAAGAGGAACTTGACACCTCACGCCGAGCATGGATAACTCgaatttcatcgaatcaattgttgttgtttttcattacgtataaatatataacgtgcgaaatttgaatcattcTGTTTATTGTACACGTCACATCGCCGCGTAACGCCGAAAATTCCGATGGTCGTTCACCCCaaccgaaacaaaaaagaagaaacaaaaaaaagagaaaaaagaagaagaagacacgAAAAGAACGGAACaacaaaaaagggaaaaaacccGCACTTGGTAAGACCTAGTTCGATTCGCGTATATATCTGTGTGTAACCTGCCCCTCGAACCatgttttaattgaatttgcacggtgaaaattttccgtactcCCGCTGCTGAAACTCGCACAGCTCTTTGTCGAGTACAGAaggtttcgaaaaaattcattgcatTTTATCGGCTCCGACtataaaaaaagatatgataataatcgtattagaaaaaaaaggaaaataaacaaaaaaaaaagaaagaaaaaaaatggggctCACACGGTTAAGTGTGTtggatattcaaatttttctctccaccaTTTTTAAAAGAACCGTTGCATCATCCCGCTCCAAGGGCTCGCGAACTTTGATAACGATGACTGGCAGCTCTACCACTCTGGGAAATGCATGAATGTTATACAACTCATGTGCAGAATAGAATAATAGGGAGACCCGGCTGACCGCGTCCATGAATATCAAGTAAAAGTAACAACCGCAGGGATGATACCGCAGCAAGTTTGAACATACCCTGGATGATAATATCCCTaatgtaattaaatttcaGTTGAGTTGttaactgaaatattttttccttcttttttttttagttcttttttttttctctttggctACAGTGTTCCTTCTAGCGGTATGCGTGCTTTTCAGAAAGCACCCGTGTTAACGACGTTACAGTGAATTCGGAATCATCTTTACTACGTAAACCGGGGACGAGCTTTCATTGACTGTGAGCCTAATTCCGGTGAGATGAGTTCGGAATTTTAGGACAGACGATCTCACATCACGCATCATCACCGATTTGTTCGTTTcgctattatatttttcagcgTCGTCGTCTCCGGACGCTTTTTCGTCGCTCAGCTCTATCGCTGTGAACCCGAGATACGAGTAGATAGGTAAACTCGATTTTTCGTTAACGCGCAAATTACGCACAAGCGGTGTGTGACTATCGCCACTGTCTGTCGGAACTGTCTAATTGAGAGCTATTTTAGTGGTTGAGAGTCTCATTTACGCTCGCGATATGAAAAACTCAATGATGAAATACGATACGTGCATATATGCGAAAACGACGTTGGGGCTTTTAGGTGAATATGAACATGGATGGTTTTCGGAGAGCTTGTAACAGTACGAAGCGTTTGTACACCACCTCTATGGTGGTCGATATCACGAATTCAGACTTCCGAATTCTCGTTGGTTGAAATGCGATACTCGTAAACTTGATATCTCTCACGACTATTATCACCAATGTACGTATCAAAAGATTTAACAACACCcagttgtttttttgattttacccACTCACCTGCACAGTAATTGTTTTCAGTCAACTACGATCTTTGTCTTTCTTTCGTACAAATTTCGCCAATTCATaaagactgaaaaattttttctccctcaagCTTAccgatattaaaaaaacattcaatattgcatcatttattttgaaaatttgtcttccttcaaattgtcgatctggtttcttaacattttttcatcctttctcCAGTATG from Athalia rosae chromosome 1, iyAthRosa1.1, whole genome shotgun sequence carries:
- the LOC105692423 gene encoding cuticle protein 19-like, with the protein product MAHKLLVVGALAILGLAVSDAHKAHSFQHYHGPVEGPDQEVTWQDKHGHHHHDYVAHPKYEFAYGVEDHHTGDYHGQKEHRDGKNVVGEYTVKEPGGNTRTVKYHAGKHGFHAHVINSNGNDHSGGHGGHGH